The sequence GTCGGGCCCGGCCAGAGAACCAGGCGGCCTCGCTTCTGCTCCCAGGTCTGCTCCCGCCCTGCCGGGCCCCTCAGGCCTGAGTCCCGTTGTGGAGGGAAGGGCCTGCAGCCAGCGCAGCAGACATGGGGCACCCAGGACGCTCCCAGGCCCACAGGCaagatgggcagaggagcccagcgggtgTCTGGCTGCAGCAGGCCGCCCTCCACCTCGAGAAGGTGCCAGCCACTCTGCCCCCCTGGAGCTTCTGCTGGAACGCGGGTGACTCCCCTCCGCTctggcccccgcccccacccccaccctcctctcGCGGTCTCCCACCAGCTCTCAGACAGACCCCGCACTGGGGCAGGCAGTGAGTGCGCTGCGGCCAGGGCGCTGCCAGGCCCCGCAGCACCGCAGGCCCGAGGCACGGTACCTTCGTGGGTGGCTGCGTCTGCTGCGGCAGTGGGGGCTGCTCGGTGGTTCCCATCGGCAGTTCAAATCGAGGGCTGGTCAcgagaggagaagaggaggtgagagaggagccaggcgggcggGGCTCCCAAGTTCTGGCCCCAGAAAAATCCCAGCTGGCCTCTCGCCGAGCCCAGGGCCAACGAGCTACCTGGACGGAGGGCGGGGGCTGGCACTCAGCTCCGCCGGGCCTCAGGACGGATCTGAGGCGTCTGGACTCAGACCCAGCTCTGCCTACACCTAGCTGTGAGCCCCGGTGAGCGGTGctaagagagaggaaggaaacacGGCTGGCGGGCACAGAGGCCCTCCCGGCACACACCCTGTGCTGCAGGGATGGCGTTAGACCTCTACCCACAGAGTCCTGGTGGacatgccccccccacccccctgcccataCAGAGGAACCCCTGGGTCACCTGTAGGCTCCCGGGCTTGCATCTCGGGAGGGGGACCAAGTCAGCAGCACCAGTCACCTGCCCACCACGTGGCAGCGAGCAGGACACGGCTGCCATGTGGGTGTCAGCAGTGTGGATGGAGGcagcaaggggtgggggtgggctgacACTACTCTGGGTCCCAGTGCCGCCACCCACGACCACCCAAAGTGACAGATGGGCACTGAGGCCCAGGGGAGGGGCGCTGGGCCCTGCTGGCAGGAGGACTGGGCTCTAGAGGCCACAGACCTGCCTCAGACCAAGCGCCCCCACTCGTCCCCACCTGCCCCTGGCCAGTGGCGGGGCTCGGAACCGCCACGttcccatgtgtaaaatggggacCTTCTTTCACACGAGGGTTTATGAACCCCTgtccagggaagcctgagctcAGTGTCTTCATGCAGGAGGCCCTGCTGGAAACTGAAGTTCCCTTCCTTGAGGGCACACGTTCTTGGCTTGAGGTCGTGTGTCTGAGTTTTTCTGGAGTACAGGGACCGGAGTTTTTATCTGAGGCCAAGATGGACTGTGACCCAGTAAAGGTCAAACCTTGGTTTAGGCAGAGCCACCTCTGGGCTCAGAAGCAGCAGTGGCCCCTCCCCGCCTTCTACCCCTCCCCAGACCCGTTGGTGACACTGCCCAGTGATCAAAGCCCAGGTGGGCCCAGGAGAGACACAGGAGCACAGGGCCTGGTACTCACTGCATGAATTTACACGAGGGCCCCTCCGGGCAGAATCCCACGAGGTAATTGACACAGATGACCCTCCGGGTGTGCCGGTGCCTGCACAGGGGGCCTGCAGAGCCGAGCACAGGGCCACTCAGACCATCCTCTGACTGGCAAGTCAGAGCCCTGCCCACACCACCGCCCGGGGGTCAGAGTGCAAAAACAGGGCTTCAGATGCTGTCTCTGCCTCGTGTTCAGCAGGGCTGGCAGGCAGGACACACAGCCTCTCAAACACCAGTCTCCTGGTTAGAAATCCAGGTGAGGATGCGGTCCAGGGGCGCCTGGCCTGGGGAGGGACTTGAGGGTGTGACAAAGCCTCACCAGCTCCCAAATGCCTAACACGATGTTTGTAGGAATAGGCAGGACGTGGGCAGAGGCGGGGAGGACAGGCCTCTGGCCGGGGGCCCCGCCACCCCACACCTACCGTGCTTGCAGAAGCCGCGGTCGTACCATGGGCAGTCCTTGATCTTGGACTCGGGGTCGATGTGCAGGAAGGGGCACTCCTTGTTGCTGCACTCCCCTGCGGGGACCAGACAGGCATCCACCTGGGGGAGCTGGACCCAGACCCACCCCTGATTCTCCAGAGGTCGGGGCCGCAGGACAGCAGGGAGGGCCGGGGGTTCCGGTGCCCCGTCCCAGCCCAGCGAGCCCTGAGACCCAGGGCAGTGGGTCTCGGAGCCTCAGTCTCCTGGCCTGTACCTGGGCTGGGACGGTCCTTCCCCCACAGTCTGTGCTGCCTCGAGGGTCACAGACACTGACAGAGACGGACACAGGACACACCTCGTCAAACTCGTCAAACAGCTCCCGGCTCCACCCCTCACCCAGAGGAGGTGTCGTGGGCATTGTGGGtgaggggggggggggtccaGATGTGCAAACGCACCAGCTGAGACTAGCAGGAAATTACCGGTCTGCTTTGATGCGCTCTTCATGTTGGGACAGGAAGAAGGTCTGAGGACTGCCTCTCAGGACAACAATAGGGAAGGTTTGGGAACTCACAGCTGGGGCCCTCTGGTTGCCGTTTAGTCGCTCAAATAAAAGCTACAACTATCATTAACAAGCCAGCAGGCGTACCTGTCGGGCTGCTAAAAGAATTAAGTCTCTTCAGACAACAGTGCACAGCAGGCTTCCAGCCCCCTGCCTGAGGCCAGCAGTTCTGGGGCCAGAGCCCAGCCTCGTCCTGACCAACAGGGCTTCTTCCTGGGCAGCCTTGCCCAGGGTAGAGCCGGGAGTCTAGTTCCGTCAGGGAGCATGCCAGCTCCACCAGGCCCTGAGCCGGCCCTACCACCCTGGCTTCTCCACACAGCTCACTCAGCTCAGCGGAGGCCACTGTCCCTTGAGCAGAGACGGAGGCAATCTCTGTTTCTCATGAAAAGAGGAGGGCTTCCTGCCACCAGAAGACAGCGCCCCCCACCGGCTATTCTTAAAGAGTattttaaggagatcagtcctgagtgttcattggaaggactgatgttgaaactgaaactccaacacttcggccacctgatgcaaagagctgactcattggaaaagaccctgatgctgggaaacattgaaggtgggaggagaaaggagacgacagaggttgagatgattggatggcatcactggctcaatggacatgagtttgggtaaactctgggagttggtgatggacagggaagcctggcgtgctgcagtccacagggtcgcaaagagttggacacgactgagctgaacagAGGACAGACCAGCTCCTACCTGGGATCACACTTCTAGAGAGAAGGCCTCTAGTCACCACTCCGGCAGCAACAGCTGACTAAGGGAGAAGGTTCACTGCCGCAGAAACAAGGCCCCCAGCCAGCTGCCCTGGTCCTGTGCCCACCATGAGACCCGGATCTGCCTTAACCTCCCAAAGTACCCACAAGTGCTCAGAAAACGGAAGCACTACAGAGACGTGGGGGTCATGAGAGAATCACCCTAAGTTCTCACAACTAAAGGGCCCACTGAGGTCGGCAGGCACCACGGGCGCTGGAGCAACGGCTCACACCCCGACTCTTGTGCTTGTGGAGCCTCAGGggggctccccaccccacccccaccgccggACTGGCGGGCGGCCCCACGCCTCACCGAACTTGGAGTAGAAGTAGCACTCGGGCATCTTGGTCATGTCGTACTCGTGCAGGAACTCGCACTGGTCCCCCTTCTTGCACAGCCCCCGCAGCCAGTGTTTGCACACCACCGTCTTCTCACCACTGATGTGGCGGAACGGGCACATGCCCCCTGCCGGGGAAGACGGGCGTGAAGACCTGGTGCTCCCGCGGGCTGCGTGTCCTGGAACGTGGCAGCTGCCCCGGCAGAAGGCGGTGTGATTTCAGGCTGCACGTGAGCACACGCTTCAGGTTTTAATAGTTGTGGATTTTATTGTAACTGGGAAAATCTAAAATATCCAATTGAGGTATCACAGATATTTCTGTAAGACGTAAACTTAAGAAGCCtaagggaggtggggagaagggggggcatttttcttaatttaaagaaGAGTTCTGGTGATATGAAGACATGTCAACATTTGTAGGAGCAGTAAAGACTGGGGATGGGGAAACACACCTAGGGACACTGTGAGTCTGCCGAACGCAGGGCAAACTAGGGATCCGAGAGCCTGTGGTCTGCCCAGGGACAGGGTGGTGGAGGACACCTCAGCGGGATATGGGGAGTCTGGGTCTCTTACCTTTGCCACAGGCAGCTTTCAAAAAGAATTCGCAGACAGCAGCCCCTGACTCTGGACAAAGAATGAGAAGTGTCAAACAGGGTGAGGTGTGACATCTGAACATGGGGATGGGGACCCTTCTGGCCTTTAACCCACAGAGGAGTCAAAGTACAGGAAACAGAAACCCAGTAGAGCAAGGAGAAAAGCTCCCCACTGTAACATCCAGGACCTCCTATAAGCAAGATGCTTTCCAGGAGTCAGAAGTGGATGGGAGAAGGAAGGACGGAGCACAAGGTCACAGAGATTAATTACTCCCAGCCCAGACCTTCCAGAGGGCTGATTCAGGGGCTCTTTAACCTGAGGGCAGAGGGATGGAATGATCTTCTAGGAAGAACAAGCCAATGGGGACTCTCAGGAAGAACTTGCCCCAGAGAAGAGGTGGGTGCCTTGGAGACGCTATTCTGGAGGGAAGAGCGTCACTGAAGCTACCAGAGCAGGACTGCTTTTGGTATGCAACGTCAACATGGAATAATTAAAGGAGCATGGACTTCCGCTCCCACAGATGCAGTGGGTTCAGGTGAGGGGAGCAGAATAAAAGCTGAGCGCTGAGAAGCCAGTGGGGTCCAGGGCTGTCCCAAGGAGCCCGAGATTTCACCTGCCACGGCCACCAGAACAAACTGTCTGTGGTGTCTCAGTGTTCTCTATCAGCGGGCATTTCAGGAAACCCACCAACACTATCTCTAAAGACCACTTGCACGCCTCTGCTTGCTAACTTGCAAGAGACGCGTTGGCTTCTTGGAAGCAGGCAGGTTTTGTAGGACAGATTTAAGGTTACAGTAGTAGGAGTCACAGGGGTGCCACTTGTTTGCATTTCAAGAAAGTCTGAGAAGTCTTATCAATACATTAGAAAAGTACCATTTAAGAGTATTTCTGGGCCTTCATCCTTTACAGAGGTTAAGTTTGTTTCATTCCTTAAAGTTCACTGTCCTGGGGGTCAGGTTTTAGGCAGACAGCATAAAGGAGTTTGCCTTCAGGACAGAACTGATATGTCTACTCCACATCAAGATgggaatggggacttccctggtggtccagtggttaagaatccaccaccTTGCAATACGGggacaaaggttcgatccctggtcaggaaactaagattccacatgccccagagcaactaggcctgtgctctggagcatgAAAGCTGCAATGAGGattctgcttgccacaactagaccCGACACAGctagataatattaaaaaaaaaagaaaaagacagaatgagGTGTAGGGATGAGAGAGGAAGGGCCGTGGCCTCCCTGGACTCGATCTAACACACTGACTGCGAAGCTGGGCAGGCGGTGCGAGTGCTGAGGGTGCTTCCCCAGTCGGAGGCAGTACCTGTGGCCAGGTGTGTCCTGGACCCTCTCTAAGAACAGGTCTGTTCTCACCTCTGCACCTGCCCTCACACAGAGTCAAGTATCTGCTTCCAAGCTGGAGTGGGGCGGGAGGGAGAGAGCTGCCCGGCATGGAGGAGGATGGCCTCCAGCTAGTGCCATCGGCCCAGGAAAAGGCCACATGTGTGAGTGAATGTACAAGCAGGAAGCGATCACGTGCGTGGACAAGTATGTTTAAGAGTTTCTGAATGTGAGCAGCAGTTTATAAGCCATGTACCATGGAGACAGTGTAAAGTAAGGCTGTTTGGATTATGTCTCTGGGGTGTGAGCATTATCTCACATGGAAGCGTGGCCTCTTGAGGGGAATGAGGCTGCAGGCAGACTTGAGCAGCCCAGGGACAGGCGGAAGAACGGGGCCCTGTGGCCCATGTCCTCTGGCAGTTACGGGAGACAGCCCGGGAACTGCAGATGGAAAGATCAAGAGCCCTGGTGAGCTCACCTGGCTCCATCTGGAGCTCAGTGGTCTTTGGCAAGTCCTTTCCCCAACCCCAGGCCTCAGCTGGCCCATCTGTGGCTTGAATTCAATGATCTTTAAGAGCCCTCTGAGATGTAATGTTATAGCATTAGATTTCAAGGACGTCTGGAAAGGAGAATGGAAACTGCTCCTTTCTCTTAAAGTGCTAGACCtctcaaggaattccctggtggtccagtggttaggactccccgCTTTCACTGCCACGgccagggctcaatccctggtgggggaccaAGATCCTAGCAAGCCCGGTGGGGTgaccaaagtaaataaataaaagtcaagtGCTAGACATCCCACCtgagttggggggtggggcagggaaagCCAGGAGTCACCGTGTGATGGGGGAGACTGAAGTGAAGGGAACTTAAGTAGCTGTCTGGGTGGATGAAAGACCCAGAGGTGGGGTCCAGAGAAACACTGAGGGATGGGTTCCCAGGAGCGCGAGTCCTAAGAGAAAAATGGTGCTTGAGAGTCTTCTCAAGGTAGTTACGGGAGACAGCCCGGGAACTGCAGAAGGAAAGAGTCTCTGTAGGGGGTCTCCTACAGAGAGGGGGAGGTGGGTCCTTCCCGCAGCAAGACTCCTCCAACGGCCCAGTTTTGACGAAAGCAAGAAGACGGCGCTCAaagtggggctggaggtggggaaaGGGGCTATCTTAGTACGTCTCTGTAGCTGGGGAGTATGTGCCAGTGGGGGCAGGATTTCCAACCCAGGATACCCGCCTTCTTTCAAGAGTTATTCGAACTGCCCGACGTCGCCCTGCCTTTCTGAAGCCTGCGTTAGAAAAGCCCCCGGGAACGGGGGCTCCCTTGTCAAAATAACGACGGGGGGGTTGTCCCAGGATCGGGGAGAAAAGGAGTCCCAGGACAGAGGGGGAGGAGCTCCCCGGCGGAGGGAGAAGGCGTCCGGCAACCAGTGGGGGAGGTCCCGGAGCTGAGTGGGTCGCGCCCTCGCCCGCCCGCCCCGACCCCGCGCTCACTGTCCATGCCGGGGAATGGCAGCGGCTGCGCCCCGAGCTGCTGCTCCACGGCGATCTCCAAGTCAAACTTGATGTGGTCCACGCTGGCGATGATTTCCTGCAtggtggtggcggcggcggccACACCGGCCCGGCTCCCGCTCAGGTCCCCGGCCGCCCTCACACCTCTACCCGCCGCCGGCTCAGCCGCACACGGCGCCCCGCAGCCTCGCCTCGCCTCGCCTCgcagccgctgccgccgccgtcgccgccgccgccgcccaaaGGATGCCGGGAGCTCCCGGAGCCCGCGCCGGTCCTTTTCGCCTGTTCAGGCCCGGCCAATGGAGCGCCGAGTGCGGGCCGCTCCGCTAGGCTCGACTAGCCGCTCGCCGAacgcacccacccccaccccatctacGTCCCCCGGCCCCGTCGCCGACCTCAGTGCGCGACCTGAAACCGCGCCGGGAGTTCGCGACGCGGAGTGCGCGTGCGCGAGTCGGCCGGGTCGCACCTGGGAGAGCGCGTTGGGGACGCGGAGCTGGGGACGCGGTGCGGCGTGGCGGGGTCGGGACTGGCCGTGACACGAGGCGGGCGGGCGTGGCGCGGGCTCGGGGGCCGAGGTGCGTGTTCACTGGGCCGGACTCCTGGAGTGAGTTTCTCGTTTGACCCTCTCAGGAGCCCGGGCGCCAAGCGAAGGCGGGCCAGAGGGGCTGCGAGGATCGCTGCAAGGGTCGGAGGTGTAGGCCTCTGCTGAGGAGACCGGTGTAGGCCGGTGGAGAGAGGGCTCTGGTCGGCCTGAGGTTTCCCGGGAgggtctggggaggggtgggTCCCCCGGGGGGAGGACGGGGCAGCGGGTGTCTGATTCAGGGATTATTAACCCCGGGCGGGTGGAAGAACTCGGGGAGGAAGAAATTACACCTTTATTGTCATAAGTGAAACTTAGCAAGTTTTTCCTCACCTGACGCTGTCTGTGCCCAAAACGAAGTCGCGATTGCAAATAGGGATGAGTGTAAATGATAGAGAGAACATTATCCACAACTGCTACAAACTCATTTACAGTCATCGCTGCTTCATCAGATCGACAGAACCTTGTTACTTAATACTTGGAAAAGAAGACTCTATAGTAATATAGcatgagtttattttaaaagcattctgGTAGCGATTTCAGTATCAGTAATTACAATTCTCTTTTGATTAATGTGTGTAAACCCTTTATTTAATGTGGCTACTTGAAAATTTAGAATTACATACAGGCTCGCACTGTGTTTCTGTTGGAGCCTCACCAGGTGCAGAATGGTCCAGGTCGGTAGTTTTCTCGGTGCTCGCCGTCCTGTGCCTGCACCCTGATGTCTTGAGATTGGATCGTTGCCATGTGCTGTGTGGGTGATGCTGTAGGTAATTCTGGTTTACAAGCATGGAGACTGAGGCCAGAGCAGCCAGTGCTCAGGGACACGAGGATGCTTTGGTGGAGCTGCGATCTGAACCTAGGCTTTCTGACCTCAGGACTCGTGCTTGTACCACTTACCGGTCTTTCTGCCTTTTGGGACAGCGAAGTTGACTTTCATTATTTTGCTGACCTACGCCAGGCCCCGGAGGAGAACGCCGGAAATGGACTTCCTGAGGCTTGCCCGGCTCGTCTCCAGCCCCCGCCCAGGGGGACTGCCCATCATGCGCCACCTTGACCCTCTCAGAGCCAGGTGGGCTGGAGGTAGGGCCGCAGGGGGGGTTTGGCCCGCGCCAGCAGCCTTCTCCAGCTCTCTCTCTCAGCTGCGCCTCGGCTCGCAGAGCCAGAAGAACACAGGCAGCCTCAGCTCTGACCCCGGCCAGCCCAGCCCTACGGCCACccaggaagaaggggaggaagagaGCTTTGGGACTCTCTCCGACAAATACTCCTCTCGGAGAATGTTCCACAAATCGACGGCCCAGCTGTATAACCTGCGGCTCAAGGAACAGAATACTGAAGAAGATGAGGAAGGGGAGCTGGAACCAAAACCATGGCGGGGCCCCAGAAACACCCCTTACTGGTACTTCTTTCAGTGCAAACGCCTGATCAGGGAAGGAAAGGTAGGGAACCTCTGGACTATGCTGCTCCAAACTCCTGCTTCCGCGGTGCCACAGTCTTTTGTGAGGGGCCACCCTGCTGTCCTGGTGGGATGCTCAGGGCTTCTCTCCCCTCTTTGTCTTCATTCCCCCCAGTGCTGCCTCAGGCGACCCTCTAGCCTCCTGGCTTCCCATGCCCCCTCCTCGATGCCATTCTCATCTTCCTGTTACCAACCCAGCCATCCCACGGGCTCCCCATCTGTGTGTCCAGCTGCCTCCTCACCATCTCCGTTACACTTACCCTCAGTGGCCTGGAATTCTTGTTCCCAACCTCAATTTCTCTACACTTTCTTCATCTCCCTAATTGGTAACCCGGTTTTTCCATCCGTCTAGGCCAAATCCCTTCACCCCTAGTCTTCTTTCTCCCACCAACTCTGCCTTCAAAGTGTCTCCCATCCTAACTTCTCACAACCCTCCCCCTGAATGCCCAGGCCTAgccttctcctccccaccccccgcccccatcagCTGTTATGACACCTGTCACTGGCCTCCCCGAGGCTCTCTCCACCTCTTACCCCGATGTGGCCTTAGACACGGAGCCGTGAGCAGAGAGCAGGTGGGCTTTCTCCTTCCTCTAGCACTCCCCACGTATTCAGTGACAGTGGGGGTGTTCATTTTCTTAGGTGTTGATAATGACATTCCATTTAGGCTTAAAAATCTCGTGGCGGTATATGTTGAAGCTTTTGTGAATGAAGTGATACAATGTctggaatttgctttaaaaaaaaattgagttggaAGGAGGGGCGCAAGATATTGATGAACCAAGATTGGCCAAACATTCATAGTCGTTGTAATTACAGCTCTCTACTTTTGTGTATATTTGAGATTTTCCGTAATGAAAAGTTGAGAAATAAAGAGAAGCCAGAGTCCTCATGATAGCGTATGAAGCCTGCAAAAACTGCCTCTTCTCCCGCTCGACCCtcccctccctgtctccctcacCTCCCCTCCTTTACTCTCTCCCCTGCAGCTTACTCCCTGCACCTCCCCTCCTTTACTCTCTCCCCCCTAGCTCCCAAGCACACTCCTGCTTCGGGCCTTTGCGCCGGCTGTTCCCTCAGAGAGCCACTTGGCtccttccctcacctccttcagatCTTCGTTTACCTGGGCATTGCCCCTGTGCTCAGAGAGTTCCCCCACAGTCGTGGGGCCAAGAGCGCTCATAGGTGgtgggagtctggtgggctttcCTTCCTGGCCACCACGCAGTCCCCTTGCAGTGGAGCACAGGGACTGGGAGGCTGGTGGCAAAGGCCCAGGGTGCGTGTTTGGCTCCTGGGCTGGCCTGGGCTTGAGCTCAGGGAGGGTCCCTTAGCCTCGGTCTCCCTCCCTCTGCTGAGCCCCCTTCCCTGTGTCCTCCCTTCCCCGACCCCTTCCCCAGCTGGCCGAGGCCCTGGACCTGTTTGAGAGGCAGATGCTGAAGGAGGAGCACCTCCAGCCCCTCGAGTGCAACTACACAGTGCTGATCGGGGGCTGCGGGCGGGCCGGCTACCTGAAGAAGGCCTTCAGGCTCTACAACGATGTGAGCATGGGGCAGGGGGGCGGCAGGCTTTGGGCCCCAGAAGAGTTGGGTGCCGGTCCTGAATGTGTTCCCTGCTAGTGCATTACCCTGGGTGGCCAGTTTCGCCTCTCCAGCCTCAGTTTTGTGGTCTTACCACAGGTGACATTACCTGGGCCAGAGTGGTTTATCCACCATGAAGGTGCCCTTTCCAGCTGCTCTTCATTGAGTGTCCTTCACATCTTTATCATTGTTGTTGGTTACCTGTTTGCCTGTCGTGTGTCTCCCCTCTGGAGAGTAAGCGCAGTGAAGACAGGCCTTGCCTGTCCTGGTAACCCCAGTGGCCAGTACCTGGCCTGTATTAAGTCCTTAGTACGCGTCTGTGGAATATGTGAACACATACAGAGCGTACCCCCATCCTCGAAGCTGGGATCACTGTCTTTGTTTCTCcagtgaggacactgaggcctggagagaTGAAGTGCTGTGTCTAAGGTTACCTGTCTCTGGTGCTGATTTGGAGTTGAGCCCAGCCACGGCCTGAGAGCAGGGCTCTGTGCGCTCTGCAGCAGCTGCTTGCTGCCCTCGGTCAGGTGGCCCTTCTCTGGGAAATAGCGAGCACTTGGCTTTACCAGGAGCTTCTCAAGCTTCGTCACCGGGAGGGCTTGCGAAGCAGTGTCAGCCGGGCAGGAGGAGGACTGGGGAGGCCTGGGATGTGCTGCAGGGCTGTGCTCCCAGCTGCCGCTCCAGGGGCCACTCTCCCAAGACGGTCTCCTTGGTAACAACCTTCCAGTGTGACCGTATCACCCCAGTTTTTCCAGTGACAAGCTGATTGCCCACAACCCCTCAGTTACTAAACATTGGAGCTGGGGTTTGATTACCCCTCCTGCCCTTTCCCAGATCAGATCTATCCCACAGATCTTAACAGTTAGGGCAGCCTGGGCGGTCAGAGGGCAGGAACAGTTACAGTGGCCTGCCGTAAGAGCACTTCAGGCCCAGGGTGGGCTGCTGAGTTCCTTGGGGAGGATGCTTTCTTGTTTGGTGCCTCTGGGGAGCAAGGCCAGCTCTCAGGCCCCTCAGGTTGAGTCAGGGGTTTGGAGAGCCCAGCTCTGTGTGTCAGTCGGCTCTGCCTTTTAGCAGAGTCCTCTCTAGCCTCCTATCCCCATGTCCCGTGCATCCAGCTGATCCCAGAGCCACCTCCAAGTTTCTCCCTGTTTCCTCAGATGAAGAAGCGGGACCTGGAGCCCTCAGACGCCACCTACACAGCCCTGTTCAACGTTTGCGCCGAGTCCCCCTGGAAAGACTCCGCACTGCAGAGCGCCCTGAAGCTACGGCAGCAGCTTCAGGCCAGAAACTTCCAACTCAACTTGAAAACGTACCATGCCCTGCTGAAGATGGCCGCCCTGTGCGCGGACCTCAGGACGTGCCTGGATGTGTTTAAGGTGGGGCCATCCCTTCCTTCCTGCTCCCCACTCAGAGTGAGTCCTGCGAGGCCGGGCTAAGGCTTTGCCCTCTGTGTTCCTCACGTGGGAAGGTTCAGGTGCTGATGAGACAGGCCCCCTGTCGGCCTCTGGGACTCACCGAGTAGTCCCTGTGGTCAGAGCCCTGGGTGGGACAGGAAGGCCCCCGCCCTGTGAGGGTGGGGGGTCGTGTGTGCTGCCGTGTGCCGTGTCCCACTGAGGGTGCTCGCTGGTGAGATGCATAGCGCTGAAGAGGAATCGGTGCCCGCCGGGGCATCGTTCCAAAGATCTTACGAGGcaagtcctgtggcccctgcttcaccgatgaggaaactgagatgggCGCTTAATGCTTCCCACATTTGTATAGCAGGCCAGCGGTGAAGCCGGGACATGAAGCCAGCTCTGGGCAGTTCCAAAGCCTCGTGTGCACGGGTTAAGAGTGGCTACTGGGCGGATCTTCGCGGAGGGGCTGCACAGGAGTGATAGGAGCAGAGCCTGGAAGACAGGCCTGGGAAAGTGGGAGTGCAGGCCCCGGGGAGCTCTGCTCCGTGGCTGGTGCTGAGCTGGCCCACGCCGGATTCGCGCCCCACTGCTGAGGATATGCAACCCTGGCCCTGCCGTGGGGTGTCTGTTGGTCCTGAGCCAGACCCAGTGGGCCTGAGTCTGGGCCTCGATTCTCCTGCAGAGTCTCAGCAGGCCCGCTTCGTTCCTTCCCCCAGGAAATCATCCAGAAAGGGCACGTGGTCACAGAGGAGACCTTCAGTTACCTGCTCATGGGCTGCATCCAGGACAAGAAGACTGGCTTCCGGTACGCCCTACAGGTCCGTCCCCCGGCTCTTCTTCCTGTCACCTGCTGCGCTGCTCGCCCCGCCTC is a genomic window of Bubalus kerabau isolate K-KA32 ecotype Philippines breed swamp buffalo chromosome 23, PCC_UOA_SB_1v2, whole genome shotgun sequence containing:
- the CPSF4 gene encoding cleavage and polyadenylation specificity factor subunit 4 isoform X5, with amino-acid sequence MQEIIASVDHIKFDLEIAVEQQLGAQPLPFPGMDKSGAAVCEFFLKAACGKGGMCPFRHISGEKTVVCKHWLRGLCKKGDQCEFLHEYDMTKMPECYFYSKFGECSNKECPFLHIDPESKIKDCPWYDRGFCKHGPLCRHRHTRRVICVNYLVGFCPEGPSCKFMHPRFELPMGTTEQPPLPQQTQPPTKRTPQVIGVMQSQNSSAGSRGPRPLEQVTCYKCGEKGHYANRCTKGHLAFLSGQ
- the CPSF4 gene encoding cleavage and polyadenylation specificity factor subunit 4 isoform X4, whose product is MQEIIASVDHIKFDLEIAVEQQLGAQPLPFPGMDKSGAAVCEFFLKAACGKGGMCPFRHISGEKTVVCKHWLRGLCKKGDQCEFLHEYDMTKMPECYFYSKFGECSNKECPFLHIDPESKIKDCPWYDRGFCKHGPLCRHRHTRRVICVNYLVGFCPEGPSCKFMHPRFELPMGTTEQPPLPQQTQPPTKQRTPQVIGVMQSQNSSAGSRGPRPLEQVTCYKCGEKGHYANRCTKGHLAFLSGQ
- the CPSF4 gene encoding cleavage and polyadenylation specificity factor subunit 4 isoform X3; amino-acid sequence: MQEIIASVDHIKFDLEIAVEQQLGAQPLPFPGMDKSGAAVCEFFLKAACGKGGMCPFRHISGEKTVVCKHWLRGLCKKGDQCEFLHEYDMTKMPECYFYSKFGECSNKECPFLHIDPESKIKDCPWYDRGFCKHGPLCRHRHTRRVICVNYLVGFCPEGPSCKFMHPRFELPMGTTEQPPLPQQTQPPTKQSNNPPLQRSSSLIQLTSQNSSPNQQRTPQVIGVMQSQNSSAGSRGPRPLEQVTCYKCGEKGHYANRCTKGHLAFLSGQ